Genomic segment of Geminocystis herdmanii PCC 6308:
GATCCTCTTTTTGGCGGAGGCGCTCCTGAGCCTTTACCACGCTATATTCCCGACTTATTTCGCAAAGTGAAAGAAACAGCAAAAACTCATCCCGATAGCCTTAGAATCGGTTTAGTCTTCGATGGAGACTGCGATCGAATTGCTAGTGTGGATGGTCAAGGGAACTTTTGTAGTACTCAAATTTTGATCCCCATTTTAATCGAACATTTAGCCACAAGAAGAAAACTAAAAGGGGAAATTGTTAAAACCGTAAGCGGTTCGGATTTAATCCCGAAAATTGCTAAACTGTTTGATGTGCCATTATTTGAGACACCCATCGGCTATAAATACATTGCTGAAAGAATGTTAACTTCTCAAGTTTTGGTAGGAGGAGAAGAATCAGGAGGAGTCGGTTATAGTAGTCATATTCCCGAAAGAGATGCGCTACTTTCCGCCTTGTATGTGTTGGAGGCGATGGTGGAGTCAGGGAAAGATATTAGCGAACTTTACACTAATTTACAACAGCAAGTAAACTTTGATTCAGGGTACGATCGAATTGATATTACCTTAGCAAATCTTGACCACAAAAACCAACTCCAGAAAAAACTGGAAACCACTCCCTTAACCGAAATTGCGGGGAAAAAAGTAGTGAGTTGTTTAGCCATTGACGGTTATAAATATCGCCTTGAAGATGACAGTTGGCTATTAATTCGTTTTAGTGGTACAGAACCTTTACTTCGTCTATACTCAGAAGCCCCCAACCTCAAAATAGTTCAAGAAAACCTAGCTTGGGCAAAACAATGGGCAAATGGATAAAAAGTAATTAGGGTTTGCCTCATAGTCTTTTTATGAGGATAGGAGAGAGAAGATAGGAGAAATACTGAAACATCAAGGTTTTGATGCTGTTGATAGATAAAATGAGTCTAGTTGTCTTAAAAAAAATAAGGTCAAAAGTATCGAATTTTGAATAAAAATCCTCAAAACGGAGCAATTTTTAAGTAATGTATTATGTCTAAACTGTTGACTTTAATAGCTTTCTGACCTATTCAGTAAACCCTAATTAAAGCGGGTAACGCGATTCGAACGCGCGACATTCACCTTGGCAAGGTGACGCTCTACCACTGAGCTATACCCGCAATTGGTACATTTATTATTATGTCGCAAATTCTCAAAAAAGTCAAGGTTTTTGTTGAAAAAATTTTTTTCTTTAATACATATCCCCCTAAATATATTCAAATAAATTTAGAAATAGACGATCGATTAGGCAGAAAAGCAACCATTGAAATGAGGAATTAGAAATGACAAATCAGGAATTGTTATATTGAGTAAAATAAAAGAAAACACCGAAAATTAAAGTAATGCAACCTTTATTCACTATTGGACATTCCAACCACAATCCTGAATATTTTGTCGAATTACTGCACAAGCATAGTATAACTGCTATTGGGGATGTTCGATCGAACCCCTATAGTCGTTACCTACCCCACGTCAATCAAAAGCAATTGCAAAGGTATCTTGCACAGAATGAAATTATGTATGTGTTTTTAGGAGGGGAATTGGGCGCACGCCCTGATAACCCCAATTGCTATGTTGAAGGAAAAGCCCTATATGAAAATATTGCTAAAACCGATAAATTTCAAGAAGGAATACAAAGAATTTTAAAAGGAGTAGAGAATCACCGTATCGCCCTAATGTGTGCCGAAAAAGACCCTCTTACCTGTCATCGTGCTATCCTAGTATGTCAGCATCTAGTACCATTCAATTTAGAAATTGCCCATATTCATAGTAATTCAGAGTTAGAATTTCATGA
This window contains:
- a CDS encoding phosphoglucomutase/phosphomannomutase family protein; translation: MSFQANPIKFGTDGWRGVIAADFTFERVSKLAPLCAQVLQESNPHSNLIIVGFDRRFMAEDFALMVAQTLQEYGFDVLLSEGYAPTPAFSWTAKAENALGALVLTASHNPAKYLGLKVKGGFGGSVGEDVTEKIESRLDTIPKISDQKGTLTLFDPWASYCQQLRSLVNIDLIKSSIESGKLKIIADVMHGAASTGLSRLLDCDIQEINADRDPLFGGGAPEPLPRYIPDLFRKVKETAKTHPDSLRIGLVFDGDCDRIASVDGQGNFCSTQILIPILIEHLATRRKLKGEIVKTVSGSDLIPKIAKLFDVPLFETPIGYKYIAERMLTSQVLVGGEESGGVGYSSHIPERDALLSALYVLEAMVESGKDISELYTNLQQQVNFDSGYDRIDITLANLDHKNQLQKKLETTPLTEIAGKKVVSCLAIDGYKYRLEDDSWLLIRFSGTEPLLRLYSEAPNLKIVQENLAWAKQWANG
- a CDS encoding DUF488 domain-containing protein, with the translated sequence MQPLFTIGHSNHNPEYFVELLHKHSITAIGDVRSNPYSRYLPHVNQKQLQRYLAQNEIMYVFLGGELGARPDNPNCYVEGKALYENIAKTDKFQEGIQRILKGVENHRIALMCAEKDPLTCHRAILVCQHLVPFNLEIAHIHSNSELEFHEDLEERMLKQHNLQDNDLEGQLSLFTDILPPPMTKEERLKQAYQKQGLKIAYVEN